Part of the Streptomyces sp. NBC_01353 genome, TGGGCCAGCCCCGCAGTCCGTGCTCGTCGAACACGGCGCGCAGCTCGTGCGCGGCGCGTACCGCGTCGGCGTAGTCCGTGCCCGGCTGCGGGTCGAGGTCGATGCGCAGCTCGTCGGGGTGGTCGGTGTCCTCGCGCCGTACCGGCCAGGGGTGGAAGGTGACCGCGCCGAGGTTGGCGGCCCACAGCACGGCCGCCGGCTCGGTCGGGCACATCTCGTCGGCGGACCGGCCGCTGGGGAAGGTGATGTGCGCGGTGGGGATCCACTCCGGGAGGTACTTGGGGGCGCGCTTCTGGAAGAAGGACTCGCCCGTCACCCCGTCGGGGTAACGCTCCAGGGTCGTGGGCCGGTTGCGCAGCGCACGCGTGATGCCGTCCCCGACCGCCAGGTAGTAGCTGACCATGTCGAGCTTGGTGTAGCCGGGTTCGGGGAAGTACACCTTGTCCGGATTGGACACGCGTACGGTCCGCTCGCCGACTTCCAGTTCCACCGCTGCCGCCTTGCTCGCCATGCGAGCCAGCGTAGAGCTCGCCGACATTCCCCGCATACCGGACAATCAGTCCATGGATCTGCCGGTGATGCCGCCCGTGAAGCCGATGCTGGCCAAGGCCGTGAAGAAGATCCCCCCGGGGATGCAGTACGAGGCGAAATGGGACGGCTTCCGCGCCATCGTGCACCGCGACGGGCCGGATCTCGTCATCGGCAGCCGTACGGGCAAGCCGCTGACCCGCTACTTCCCCGAACTGGTCGAGGCCCTGCTGCGCCGGCTTCCGCAGCGCTGCGTGGTCGACGGCGAGATCGTGATCGAGCACGGCGGGCGGCTCGACTTCGACCGGCTCACCGAGCGCATCCACCCCGCCGACTCGCGGGTGCGGATGCTGGCCGAGAAGACCCCCGCCCGGTTCATCGCCTTCGACCTGCTCGCCCTTGACGACGACTCTCTCCTCGACACCCCGCTCACCGACCGCCGGGCCGCCCTGGAGGAAGCCCTGCGCGGGGTCGACGCCCCGGTCCACCTGGCGCCGGCGACGACGGACCCGGAGGTCGCGGCGCGCTGGTTCGAGCAGTACGAAGGCGCGGGGCTGGACGGCGTGATCGCCAAACCGCTGGATCTGCCGTACCGGCCGGACGCCCGCCTGATGTACAAGATCAAGCACGAGCGGACCGCCGATGTGGTCGTGGCCGGGTACCGCTTCCACAAGAGCGGGCCCGTGGTCGGCTCCCTCCTGCTCGGGCTGTACGACGACGGCGGCACCCTTCAGCACGTCGGGGTCTGCGCCGCCTTCACCGCCAAGCGCCGCGAGGAGCTCGTCGCCGAGCTGGAGCCGCTGCGCATGGACCCGCCCGACGGCCACCCGTGGGCGGCCTGGGCGGAGGAG contains:
- a CDS encoding ATP-dependent DNA ligase; the protein is MDLPVMPPVKPMLAKAVKKIPPGMQYEAKWDGFRAIVHRDGPDLVIGSRTGKPLTRYFPELVEALLRRLPQRCVVDGEIVIEHGGRLDFDRLTERIHPADSRVRMLAEKTPARFIAFDLLALDDDSLLDTPLTDRRAALEEALRGVDAPVHLAPATTDPEVAARWFEQYEGAGLDGVIAKPLDLPYRPDARLMYKIKHERTADVVVAGYRFHKSGPVVGSLLLGLYDDGGTLQHVGVCAAFTAKRREELVAELEPLRMDPPDGHPWAAWAEEAAHAGARLPGAPSRWSGKKDLSWVALRPEWVCEVGYDHMEGDRFRHTAQFKRWRPDRAPESCGYTQLEEPVSYDLSEVLA
- the ligD gene encoding non-homologous end-joining DNA ligase → MASKAAAVELEVGERTVRVSNPDKVYFPEPGYTKLDMVSYYLAVGDGITRALRNRPTTLERYPDGVTGESFFQKRAPKYLPEWIPTAHITFPSGRSADEMCPTEPAAVLWAANLGAVTFHPWPVRREDTDHPDELRIDLDPQPGTDYADAVRAAHELRAVFDEHGLRGWPKTSGGRGLHVFVPIEPNWTFTQVRRAAIACGRELERRMPDRVTIKWWKEERGEKIFVDYNQTARDRTIASAYSVRPRPHAPVSAPLNWDEIDDATPLDFDIKTMPTRYAELGDVHADMDDERFSLESLLELARRDEADHGLGDLPYPPEYPKMPGEPKRVQPSRAKKDDG